The genome window GCCGTGGACGTTCTAAAATATACTTTGACTTTGAACCCAGCTGTTAAAATGACTTtcacaaaacataaaaaatcaTTGTTGAAATTTGGGAGAATTCCATCATAAGGGGCTGATCACCCTTGAGGGTAACAACAGTATGATTTATTAGCGAATATACTTCGACTTTGAACCCAGCTGTTAAAATGACTTTCGCAAAACATAAAAAATCATTGTTGAAATTTGAGAGAATTCCATCATAAGGGGCTGATCACCCTTGAGGGTAAAAACAGTACGATTTATTAGCGAGGCACCAGCGTAGGCTGCGAAGAGTTTCTGAGCGAGTATTAACTTTATACTGGATGGTGTGATAAATCCAACAAATTTACTGTAATGCTGAGATATACATAGTTTCCACATTGAAAAGAATGAACATAGGACGCGGCGCTATATGAtataccagaaaaaaaaaaaaaaaaaagaactcccCATAAGTTACTTCTTGTAAGGTCAATATTTCTACTTCCTTTCTCCTGAAGGTAAGCCAAAAAACTCGTTAACATGTACATCTATCGTCCGAGGGGCAACCTACTCATGTGATAAACCGATGAGCCATTGGAGAGGTTCAACCCAGGATCTGACATCGGCTCCATCTTAGGTTCTCCTTTGGGAAGCAAATGACCCATTTCATTCATTGGGCGGGGCTGCCCTAGATACGGATGAACTGGGAGAGCAGGTATTTTGCCTTGATTCGGAGGACCCAATCCAGCCAATGTCATATTGGGTAATCCCTGTTGGTTCATTCCAAAACCAAAGCTATGAGTAGGCCCTAGAGGGGGCCTCCCAGGCAAGGCAAATGAACCAAGAGGAGGCCTTTCAAATTGCGCCATGCTGTTATGAAGTTGTGAGGGCTCAGGCCTGTGCACATGACTTTGAACAGCAGCACCAGCTTGGGCAGGAAGGGTGCCGGAAATCCCAGAATTAACATGACTGCTGTTTCGAGCTGCAGGAACGTCATGATTGTGCTTCCCTTCATACGTAGTTATAACTGATTTCAGGTCGTGTGAGGCCCTCTCCACATGTTTCCTGACTGTGCATCCTGCACTCGTGCATTTGTAGTAACTCCTGCATTAAAAAATTGACATAACACCACTTCTGGGGTCAGCTCTGCGGTATTACCACTCTTTGTCTGCTCCTATATTAATCTACAGCTAAGAAGAAGAAAGTGAACCTTGGATTAGGGTTTCCTTTCACAACTTTTTGCCCATACTTGCGCCAGCGGTACCCATCGTCGAGGATATCCACCTCACTGGTGGTTTGGACAACCACCCTAGGCTCCCTGATGGCTCTGGTGGCCCCACTCATGTCACTTGCAtaactctcaattttcctaaaatagtaACAAGTTCATTGTATGCAGCCTTTGATAAGTTTCATAGACATAAGAATGTCATTGAATCTTGCAATAGAAATCTAGTATAAACTCAGGCTCGTCATTTAATTAGTAAGACAGAGGAAATGAAAGAACCTTCTTTTGGACTCTGACTCATCTCCTTCGTCATAGCCTAATGAAACACTGCCATGTGTTCCACGGtcctcatcatcttcatcatttgAAAAAGTAGAAGATCCATCTACTCCATCTCCTGATTCAAGTTGGCTGCCATTCTGAGCCTGTAAAGAGGTAGTTCCGTTGCCATATTCTGGACCCAATGCGGCAGATGATGTCTCCTCAAGATTGTCATGCCTCCAgtcaaaatttcctttttgcatGGTTGTCCATCCAGGATTGCCATCGGCACCCATTGCAACTTGCTCACTATTCTCTACCTGCAAGTCACTAAGTGCGTTGGAGGATCCAAGAGCAGATCTGCGGTTGGGCGGAGGTTTTGGATGATTATGTGCCCCCTTGTAGATGATCTCTGTAATGTGACCCTCTTGTGATCTTTCCACTTTTTTCTTGACCGGGCAATTTGGATGCGTGCACTTGTAATAACTCCGTGGATATTCACTTCCTTTTACTTGTTTCTGGCCATATTTTCTCCAATTATAACCATCTTCAGCTGGGGCACCGCTAATATTTTGATCTCCACCTCCCCTTTGATCTGCATCATCTTCTTGTTGCTCATCAAGAGGTGGAGAATGCTCTATAAAAAAATTTGTTCTTGAAAACCAACTCACTTGCATTAGCTAAATGAGCATAAAATATTTTCAACCAttccttttctcttgctctTGGTGAGACGCGGAGGAGCCTTCTttgaacaagaaaaataaatagataagcATCCGATCATTAATTTGGACTGCGTACCTCTAAATCTACTTAACACAATTGAATGTTAGCAGAGAGAACGACCAGCAAGATAATAAGATCGATCAGAAGATCACCTTCCGAAAGAGGAGGTCAAATTAAACTAGTTAGTGTGTGTGGTACAGTTGAGCTCAAGCGGTGGTCCAAGGGCTGAAGGGCTTTGGCGAAGCAGAAATCTGAAGATGGAGGAATTAGTATTTGGGAAAGCCAAAAAGATGGCAGGCATAGCTAGTGTCAAGTAACTGGGAATGCATTGCTAGCTGCTGGTCATTACACTTTCTATGAAGTGAAGTCATCGATTCATCATCCTCCCTCCCTCGGGATAACACATGTACTGTGAAAGGAAACATAATAATTAATCAGTGCCGCGCGTACTCTCtttcctcctctctctctcggatGATAGCAGCTACGGGTAGGGatgtaatcgagtcgagtcaagCTCGAATAGTGCTATACtggagctcgactcgactcatatATTTTTAGGCTTGAGCTCGGCTCGAACTCGATCGAGTCAAAAAAATTGATACTCGAAACTTGACTCGATGTACTCGCTCTAagctcgaaactcgactcgataaggctcgaccCTTAGTCAAGCCTTATCAAGCCAAGTCTAATCAAGTTTTTTGACTCGACTCGACCAAAAAAATGAGGCATTTTTtagacttttttctttttaggtattttataattatgttattactttttatccttataaaattttattataaagaagAGTATATTGTAAATTCCGTATAACCTATATCCATAatagtcattttataattataatatatatattatttaaattataaatatatcaTTTAAATAGTCCGGCTCGACGAGCTACTCGACAAGCCGCGAGCCAAAAATTTGAGACTAGAAACTCGACTCGAACGCCAATCGAACTACTCGAACGCGAGCCAAGCCGTCGAGCCGAATTACTCGTGAGTAACTCGGCTCGCGTACATCCCTGGTTGCGAGTTCtttatagaaaaaaagaaaagaaaaagaaagataaccGTCGAAACCGAATAATAAAAGGTTTCTTTGAATTCAGAGAACCTCAGGGCTTTCCGGGGTCAAACATACAAGTTCAGCTGTGTGTCAAGCAAAACCATTATTGCTAGCtaaaagcatttcatttttttcattcaatATTTGCCTGGTGAGTAATTATGATTTATTGATGgcctctttttttcattttaatttttaaaatgttatATAATTGTATTCTCATTTGTCTCCACTCATCTAAATTCCAGTAAAACCTTAAACACCAGCCACTTGACTTGGCCCTGTTGGACAGTTTTCCACACCCAACAACAACTATCTATACTCTACAGCAAGCAATCCACACGCAAAGCCTTAAATGTGTCGAAAGTTACATGCCACGATCCCACCCACCACCCCCCGACCTTCTTCTCTTTATTTAGTATTTATATGTTCTTTCGtaaccacacacacacacacacgtacTCTCTAGTTTTCCGTATTTGTCTCATAGTTGGATTCTGCCTGGATATCTATAGCGTTTGCTTTTCATTTCAATCCCCAGATAGATAGATAGGTTTGCAGATAGGACTATATATTGGAAAAATGACTGCCTTACTCACGTGGGTTAGGAACCTGCAATACCTCACACCTGATCACTCCCAAAGCATTTTGCACCCGCAGCAGGAAAGAAACAAAGTACTCTACTTTGTGACAATACAAGTCTTTCTTCACTGATCATCTTCAGCTGCCTATGACCGCAATTTTTACTCATATATATACGTGCACAATTTTGCCCAGTATCAGCTACaaaactactactactactattatatatatatataggtatgtATGTACGTACTTTGCGTGCTTTCTTATTTGTCTATGGGAGTTGTTTGATTAATGTCACAAGCAAGCAAGCCTTTTTGCTGCTCAACTCTTTTGCTGTGTACAAAATTTAGCCGCCCGTCCTTGACTTCTGCTCATGCTTTCTTGAACCTTGATCAGACACTGAACGTCATTGATAGTCTCAAAATCCAACCTCATTGATGTAGCCATTTGCAAGCATTTAAGTTCATCTTACTTGGGATCagacgcaaaaaaaaaaaaaagacaaaaaatgaa of Coffea arabica cultivar ET-39 chromosome 5c, Coffea Arabica ET-39 HiFi, whole genome shotgun sequence contains these proteins:
- the LOC140004329 gene encoding probable WRKY transcription factor 2; its protein translation is MQVSWFSRTNFFIEHSPPLDEQQEDDADQRGGGDQNISGAPAEDGYNWRKYGQKQVKGSEYPRSYYKCTHPNCPVKKKVERSQEGHITEIIYKGAHNHPKPPPNRRSALGSSNALSDLQVENSEQVAMGADGNPGWTTMQKGNFDWRHDNLEETSSAALGPEYGNGTTSLQAQNGSQLESGDGVDGSSTFSNDEDDEDRGTHGSVSLGYDEGDESESKRRKIESYASDMSGATRAIREPRVVVQTTSEVDILDDGYRWRKYGQKVVKGNPNPRSYYKCTSAGCTVRKHVERASHDLKSVITTYEGKHNHDVPAARNSSHVNSGISGTLPAQAGAAVQSHVHRPEPSQLHNSMAQFERPPLGSFALPGRPPLGPTHSFGFGMNQQGLPNMTLAGLGPPNQGKIPALPVHPYLGQPRPMNEMGHLLPKGEPKMEPMSDPGLNLSNGSSVYHMSRLPLGR